The following proteins are co-located in the bacterium genome:
- the nrfD gene encoding NrfD/PsrC family molybdoenzyme membrane anchor subunit — MSDNCLVKEETYPARFLSKLTMGMSMSEYARKLVTPFNVVAVIILSVGLPLIGLRFYSGLATVTHASNEYPWSILLGWGLFSGVPLSGTGYVMATAVYIFGFRKYHPLVRLGVLTGFMGYLFAVIYLLIDIGRPWRIYYPMAVSFGPTSVLFLVAWHVSTYLTVQLLEFSPAILEWINARRTRKWAILITVGMTIGGVILSTLHQSALGALFLMAPGKLHPLWYSPFIPVFFFISSIYAGLCMVIVVSTVASRFLKEKADDQFLGSLDGLTVGLGKAACVVMFVYFALRMVGVAHDDNWSLLLSSSYGYWFLTEILLFVLLPCIVLTVGFKRNSATLVRVGAFHAIAGVILTRLNISILMFNWNLPGHFHAIVPPIREVFIVLSIITLHILIFRWILNRMPVMREDPAYADDPH, encoded by the coding sequence ATGAGCGACAACTGCCTCGTAAAGGAAGAAACGTACCCCGCGCGATTCCTGAGCAAGCTGACGATGGGCATGTCGATGTCGGAGTATGCCCGGAAGCTCGTCACCCCGTTCAATGTCGTGGCGGTGATCATCCTCAGCGTCGGCCTTCCCCTCATCGGCCTCCGGTTCTACAGCGGACTTGCCACCGTCACGCACGCCTCCAACGAGTACCCGTGGAGCATCCTCCTCGGATGGGGGCTGTTCTCCGGCGTTCCCCTTTCGGGGACGGGGTACGTCATGGCGACGGCGGTGTACATCTTCGGGTTCCGGAAATACCATCCGCTCGTCCGCCTCGGGGTCCTGACCGGGTTCATGGGCTACCTCTTCGCCGTGATCTACCTGCTGATCGACATCGGCCGGCCCTGGCGGATCTACTACCCGATGGCGGTATCCTTCGGGCCGACGTCCGTCCTCTTCCTGGTCGCCTGGCACGTCTCGACGTACCTGACCGTCCAGCTGCTCGAGTTCAGCCCGGCGATCCTCGAATGGATCAACGCGCGAAGGACGCGGAAATGGGCGATCTTGATCACCGTCGGGATGACGATCGGCGGGGTGATCCTCTCCACGCTCCACCAGTCCGCCCTCGGGGCGCTGTTCCTGATGGCCCCCGGCAAGCTCCACCCGCTGTGGTACTCGCCGTTCATCCCGGTCTTCTTCTTCATCTCCAGCATCTACGCGGGGCTCTGCATGGTGATCGTGGTGAGCACGGTCGCCTCGCGGTTCCTGAAAGAGAAGGCGGACGACCAGTTCCTGGGCAGCCTGGACGGGTTGACCGTCGGCCTCGGAAAGGCCGCCTGCGTCGTGATGTTCGTCTACTTCGCCCTGCGGATGGTCGGCGTGGCCCACGACGACAACTGGTCTCTCCTCCTTTCCTCTTCCTACGGATACTGGTTCCTCACGGAGATCCTTCTTTTCGTGCTTCTCCCCTGCATCGTCCTGACCGTCGGCTTCAAGCGGAACAGCGCCACGCTCGTCCGGGTGGGCGCCTTCCATGCCATCGCCGGCGTCATCCTGACGCGGCTCAACATCTCGATCCTGATGTTCAACTGGAACCTCCCGGGGCACTTCCATGCGATCGTTCCGCCCATTCGGGAGGTCTTTATCGTGCTCTCCATCATCACCCTCCACATCCTGATCTTCCGATGGATCCTGAACCGGATGCCGGTGATGCGGGAGGACCCCGCGTACGCGGACGATCCACATTGA
- a CDS encoding 4Fe-4S dicluster domain-containing protein has translation MDKPVKDAGGGSKRGEGKDGKFTVNRRDFLRGVAVVGGAAFLGSPADALASRELTGWPDRVGMLTDLTECVGCRTCESACNAANGLPAPEVPFDEKSVFERKRRPTASAYTVVNRYGNAKGSGNPIYRKVQCNHCEEPSCASACPVRAYTKTPEGPVLYDKDVCFGCRYCMVACPYYAPAYDYESALEPRVVKCTMCHGRIKAGGIPACAGSCPVGAITFGNRTKLLKIARERIRKFPDRYVDQVYGEFEAGGTSWMYLSGIPFGELDFPTNLPRKPIVENTRGFLSAVPLVLTLWPALLGLCYTANRNKEEKG, from the coding sequence ATGGATAAACCCGTGAAAGACGCCGGGGGCGGCAGCAAGCGGGGCGAGGGGAAGGACGGCAAGTTTACCGTGAACCGGAGGGATTTTCTCCGGGGCGTTGCGGTGGTCGGAGGGGCCGCGTTCCTCGGGTCCCCGGCGGACGCCCTGGCGTCCCGCGAACTCACCGGTTGGCCCGACCGGGTGGGGATGCTCACCGACCTCACGGAGTGCGTCGGATGCCGCACCTGCGAATCCGCCTGCAACGCCGCGAACGGACTTCCCGCCCCGGAGGTCCCGTTCGACGAGAAATCGGTGTTCGAACGGAAGAGGCGGCCCACCGCGAGCGCGTACACGGTCGTCAACCGGTACGGGAACGCGAAAGGCTCCGGGAACCCGATCTACCGGAAAGTGCAGTGCAACCATTGCGAGGAGCCGAGCTGCGCCTCGGCGTGCCCGGTGCGCGCCTACACGAAGACGCCGGAAGGACCGGTGCTCTACGACAAGGACGTCTGCTTCGGGTGCAGGTACTGCATGGTCGCCTGCCCGTACTACGCTCCCGCATACGACTACGAGAGCGCCCTGGAGCCCAGGGTCGTCAAGTGCACGATGTGCCACGGCAGGATCAAGGCGGGAGGGATCCCCGCATGCGCCGGGAGCTGCCCCGTGGGGGCGATCACGTTCGGCAACCGGACAAAGCTGCTCAAGATCGCCAGGGAGCGGATCCGGAAGTTCCCGGACCGGTACGTCGACCAGGTCTACGGCGAGTTTGAAGCCGGCGGGACGAGCTGGATGTACCTCTCGGGGATTCCCTTCGGGGAGCTGGACTTCCCGACGAATCTTCCGCGGAAGCCGATCGTGGAGAACACCCGGGGGTTCCTGTCGGCCGTGCCCCTGGTCCTCACGCTGTGGCCCGCGCTGCTGGGATTGTGCTACACGGCGAACCGGAACAAGGAGGAGAAGGGATGA
- a CDS encoding cytochrome c3 family protein, whose protein sequence is MNTKTVLTIALFWLMAITAAPYAGAGGAAAKPAGSPKGKMPGTILLGSLAKKYGPVKFDHPKHVGTAGSCNECHHQHGGAQAPSCGGCHTIDASSFKKNVQFGRIRPCGECHQATYDAGKIDRPTLAAAYHRACIKCHREVGSVGTDPKGCTEMCHESSAQAKAP, encoded by the coding sequence TTGAATACGAAGACCGTTTTGACCATCGCTCTCTTCTGGTTGATGGCGATCACGGCGGCCCCGTACGCCGGGGCCGGGGGGGCCGCCGCGAAGCCGGCGGGATCCCCGAAGGGGAAGATGCCCGGAACCATCCTGCTGGGCTCCCTTGCGAAGAAGTACGGGCCGGTGAAATTCGACCACCCGAAGCATGTGGGTACGGCGGGAAGCTGCAACGAATGCCACCACCAGCACGGGGGGGCCCAGGCTCCCTCCTGCGGCGGATGCCACACGATCGACGCGTCTTCCTTCAAGAAGAACGTGCAGTTCGGCCGGATCCGGCCCTGCGGGGAATGCCATCAGGCGACGTACGACGCCGGGAAGATCGACCGGCCGACGCTTGCGGCCGCCTACCACCGCGCCTGCATCAAGTGCCATCGGGAAGTGGGAAGCGTCGGCACGGACCCGAAGGGATGCACCGAGATGTGCCACGAGAGCTCCGCGCAGGCCAAGGCGCCATAG
- a CDS encoding M56 family metallopeptidase, which translates to MSLSGFFHSFPGLYVTQAFFHSLVASVVAEIAIKAWDVRNPVVRQRVLLVPVVAPVFLFPLFRLVSPERDSAYFRLETIFESGRWLEFEALGTRPAMGGLALVFAVTSLVFLFQELIPILGHTFRSGKPGKSPDTLDCMEDPEILAEMESLMVVPPSVFVVEDDDFLIFSTTGKNAAVYVSSSLVKSLTEGELRSAVAHEISHVLRSRHPMLVAAYLLRALMFFNPVVLMEFRRAAQEEEKVCDAFAVNLTRNRGALVDALRKLYLPPEEDAPVARRTTRKTAKEIEERSHRLNIESRISRLESRIEEDRGIRWLVPTAVVAAVVVINYYIV; encoded by the coding sequence ATGAGTCTTTCCGGCTTCTTCCATTCCTTCCCCGGCCTGTACGTGACGCAGGCCTTCTTCCATTCGCTGGTCGCCTCCGTCGTCGCCGAGATCGCGATCAAGGCCTGGGACGTCAGGAACCCGGTGGTCCGGCAGAGGGTCCTCCTCGTCCCCGTCGTCGCCCCGGTCTTCCTGTTCCCGCTCTTCCGGCTCGTCAGCCCGGAGCGGGATTCGGCGTACTTCCGCCTGGAGACGATCTTCGAGAGCGGCAGGTGGCTGGAATTCGAGGCGCTGGGGACCCGCCCCGCGATGGGGGGGCTGGCGCTCGTGTTCGCGGTCACATCCCTCGTGTTCCTCTTCCAGGAGCTGATCCCCATCCTTGGGCATACGTTCCGGTCGGGGAAGCCCGGAAAATCCCCGGATACGCTCGATTGCATGGAGGACCCGGAGATCCTGGCGGAGATGGAATCCCTGATGGTCGTCCCCCCATCCGTGTTCGTGGTGGAGGACGACGATTTCCTGATCTTCTCCACCACCGGGAAGAACGCGGCGGTGTACGTGTCCTCTTCCCTGGTGAAGTCCCTGACGGAGGGGGAGCTGCGGTCCGCGGTCGCCCACGAGATCTCCCACGTCCTCCGGAGCCGACATCCGATGCTGGTCGCGGCGTACCTGCTCCGGGCGCTCATGTTCTTCAACCCCGTCGTACTGATGGAGTTCCGGAGGGCGGCGCAGGAGGAGGAGAAGGTGTGCGACGCGTTCGCCGTGAACCTCACGCGGAACCGGGGTGCGCTGGTGGACGCGCTCCGGAAGCTTTACCTCCCCCCGGAGGAAGACGCGCCGGTCGCCCGCCGGACCACGCGGAAGACCGCGAAGGAGATCGAGGAGCGCAGCCACCGCCTGAACATCGAGAGCCGGATCTCCCGGCTGGAATCCAGGATCGAGGAGGACCGGGGGATCCGGTGGCTCGTCCCCACGGCGGTCGTCGCGGCCGTGGTCGTCATCAATTACTACATCGTGTAG
- the tpx gene encoding thiol peroxidase: protein MQERKGVITFKGNPMTLLGPEIKAGDKAPDFRVVDTGMASVTLADFKGKVKIISAVPSLDTPTCDTETRRFNQEAAGIPGNVVVLTVSLDLPFAQKRWCAAAGIDKVKTLSDYQDRSFASAYGVLIKELKLLSRSIFVVDATDTVRYVQHVKEVAQEPDYAAVLAAARNLA, encoded by the coding sequence ATGCAGGAGCGCAAGGGAGTGATCACCTTCAAGGGGAACCCGATGACCCTTCTCGGGCCCGAGATCAAGGCGGGGGACAAGGCCCCCGACTTCCGGGTCGTGGACACGGGGATGGCGTCCGTTACGCTCGCGGATTTCAAGGGAAAGGTCAAGATCATCAGCGCCGTGCCGTCCCTCGACACGCCGACGTGCGACACGGAGACGCGGAGATTCAACCAGGAGGCGGCGGGCATCCCGGGGAACGTCGTCGTCCTCACGGTCAGCCTCGACCTTCCCTTCGCCCAGAAGCGGTGGTGCGCGGCGGCCGGGATCGACAAGGTGAAGACCCTCTCGGACTACCAGGACCGCTCCTTCGCCTCCGCCTACGGGGTGCTCATCAAGGAGCTGAAGCTCCTGTCCCGGTCGATCTTCGTCGTCGACGCGACCGACACGGTCCGGTACGTCCAGCACGTGAAGGAAGTCGCGCAGGAACCGGACTACGCCGCGGTCCTTGCGGCGGCGCGGAATCTCGCGTAG
- a CDS encoding histone deacetylase, with the protein MTRYATGVFYHPSFSRRSYLTVGTRLADFPGALDGVLRDERVKLYESGPVSRELVLKVHTPGLIEGVKGDPLCSTAWHSAGGVVSAGEKIAEGEIGNAFAFIGAGGHHAGRDFFGGYCCFNDVALCVVNLREKHGFRRFAILDTDAHHGDGTRELFLDDPDILHVCFCGREFESPDRTKVDVGYPEPRGTGARRPVNDAYFDRVAHQFPDRVRRFRPDLLFWYFGFDTHQGDYGDIGLTGPCYWNIACLMRDLAGEICGGKLAVVLGGGSRTELATSLIPPVIERLAAVTVSGKAP; encoded by the coding sequence GTGACGCGCTACGCCACCGGCGTCTTCTATCACCCGTCCTTTTCCCGGCGAAGCTACCTTACGGTCGGGACGCGGCTGGCCGATTTTCCGGGGGCGCTGGACGGGGTCCTGCGGGACGAGCGCGTAAAGCTCTACGAGTCCGGGCCCGTGTCGCGGGAACTGGTGCTGAAGGTCCACACCCCGGGGCTGATCGAAGGGGTGAAGGGAGACCCGCTCTGCTCCACCGCCTGGCATTCGGCCGGAGGCGTGGTGTCGGCGGGGGAGAAGATCGCCGAGGGGGAAATCGGGAACGCGTTCGCCTTCATCGGCGCGGGGGGGCACCACGCCGGACGGGACTTCTTCGGGGGGTACTGCTGCTTCAACGACGTCGCGCTCTGCGTCGTCAACCTGCGGGAGAAGCACGGCTTCCGGCGGTTCGCGATCCTCGACACCGACGCCCACCACGGCGACGGCACGCGGGAGCTCTTCCTCGACGACCCCGACATCCTCCACGTCTGTTTCTGCGGCAGGGAATTCGAATCGCCCGACAGGACGAAAGTGGACGTGGGGTACCCCGAACCCCGGGGAACCGGCGCACGCCGTCCGGTCAACGACGCCTACTTCGACCGGGTCGCACACCAGTTCCCCGACCGGGTCCGCCGGTTCCGTCCCGACCTCCTCTTCTGGTATTTCGGGTTCGACACCCACCAGGGCGACTACGGCGACATCGGCCTGACCGGTCCGTGCTACTGGAACATCGCCTGCCTGATGCGGGACCTCGCGGGGGAGATCTGCGGCGGGAAACTCGCGGTGGTCCTGGGGGGCGGTTCCCGGACGGAGCTGGCGACGAGCCTGATCCCTCCGGTCATCGAGCGGCTGGCGGCCGTAACGGTCAGCGGAAAAGCTCCATGA